The Patescibacteria group bacterium genome includes a window with the following:
- the uppP4 gene encoding undecaprenyl-diphosphatase 4: MNFLNSLFLGIVQGFTEFLPVSSSAHLALIQSLLPSFSQPGVLFDVVLHLGTLLAVLFYFRKELFGLSFYYLKYIVIGTIPVVLVGFLFSDFLESLFGNIKLVGLALFLTAAFNFLSDKLNKTDGEIDEKKSFLIGVFQALAITPGISRSGSTIFGAIFSGVEKKKAATFSFLLSVPAILGALILQVYKYGTSIESHYYFYFLGFLASFISGLLAIKLAFKFLLSNNFKLFGFYCLFLGIICLLI, from the coding sequence ATGAATTTTCTAAACAGTCTGTTTCTAGGAATTGTCCAGGGCTTTACTGAATTTTTACCCGTTTCCTCATCGGCCCATCTTGCCTTGATTCAGTCACTCTTGCCGTCGTTTTCTCAGCCTGGAGTTTTGTTTGATGTTGTTCTTCATTTGGGCACTCTTTTGGCGGTCCTTTTTTATTTTAGGAAAGAGTTGTTTGGCCTTTCTTTTTATTATTTGAAATATATTGTTATTGGCACAATTCCGGTGGTCTTAGTGGGCTTTTTGTTTTCTGATTTTTTGGAGTCGCTTTTTGGCAATATTAAACTGGTGGGATTGGCCTTATTTTTAACGGCTGCTTTTAATTTTTTAAGTGATAAATTGAACAAGACTGATGGTGAGATTGATGAAAAGAAATCTTTTTTGATTGGTGTTTTTCAGGCGCTGGCAATAACGCCGGGTATTTCTCGTTCTGGTTCAACTATTTTTGGAGCAATTTTTTCTGGAGTTGAGAAGAAGAAGGCGGCAACCTTTTCCTTCTTGCTTTCTGTTCCTGCTATTCTTGGGGCTTTAATTCTGCAAGTTTATAAATATGGAACTAGTATAGAGTCTCATTACTATTTTTATTTTTTAGGTTTTTTGGCTAGTTTTATTTCCGGTTTATTAGCCATAAAACTGGCTTTTAAATTTTTACTCTCTAACAATTTCAAACTTTTTGGCTTTTACTGCCTTTTTTTGGGAATTATTTGCTTATTGATTTAA
- a CDS encoding phosphatase PAP2 family protein: protein MDFVLKRIYGGGVVIFLASFLIWVMYFGLIFIFIFRKRTKKEMAFIILSSVLSWLLAQMTKDLLPTVRPFLLNGENPLTLTEHFDNSFPSGHSATAFGLATSLFLVDRNLGIFYFVLAGFVSWGRVLSRVHFLVDVLGGAVIGIFVSLLLENFFFVQRHSSSKR, encoded by the coding sequence ATGGATTTTGTTTTGAAAAGAATTTATGGTGGTGGTGTAGTTATTTTTTTGGCCAGTTTTTTAATCTGGGTGATGTATTTTGGTTTAATTTTTATTTTTATTTTTAGAAAAAGGACAAAAAAAGAGATGGCTTTTATTATTCTTTCAAGCGTACTAAGTTGGTTATTGGCCCAGATGACTAAGGATTTATTACCAACAGTAAGGCCATTTTTGTTAAATGGAGAAAACCCTCTAACTTTAACTGAACATTTTGATAATTCTTTTCCATCTGGGCATTCTGCGACAGCTTTTGGGTTGGCAACTTCTCTCTTCTTGGTGGATCGTAATTTGGGGATTTTTTATTTTGTTTTGGCTGGTTTTGTTTCTTGGGGTAGGGTTTTAAGTAGGGTTCATTTTTTAGTTGATGTTTTGGGTGGGGCTGTTATTGGTATTTTTGTTTCTCTTTTACTTGAAAATTTCTTTTTTGTTCAAAGGCACTCAAGTAGTAAAAGATAA
- the lon gene encoding Lon protease: MNSKSIKVLRQIPVVAIRDSVVFPHTDNILSFGRQKSVLAVNSAFQSQRVVAIFTQKNPEILDPQFKDLYEVGTIATIAQMMSSDEDVHALIRGQARVKIESLVKTEPFLVADIVEVSETREDKPEVDALAKRIVDLFKRAIKLGKQAEIVTVMKIVSGQSTPVELADQVASLLEINTEERMKFLEETSLLRRLQMVFEALLREVNVLEIERSISSKTQKKFEDQVRKAMLREKKRAIEEELGEEESEIDSDEVKMYKKKIKEAKMPKDVEEKAMKELKRLMQMPIQNPESGYIRNYLDWLCDMPWSKESPNNISIKKAASILKKEHYGLDKVKERILEYLAVMKIKKGKKSQEAQPTILCFIGPPGVGKTSIGRSIAKALGRSFVRVSLGGIRDEAEIRGHRRTYVGALPGRIIQGIKNAKTKNPVFMLDEIDKLGVDFRGDPSSALLEALDPEQNKEFSDHYLEVPFDLSKVMFIATGNVAENIIDPLRDRMEIIRFPGYTQDEKQKIAEEFLWPKQLKLHGLEDKKIKISKLALDEIIERYTKEAGVRELERMLATICRKLARSVAEGKKYPKTIKVSDVKKFLGPRKFSSALAEKKDEVGVVTGLAVTPAGGEILFVEVALMPGKGKLYLTGQLGDVMKESAKAAFSWARSHWQDFGLKANFGNKTDVHIHVPEGAVPKDGPSAGVALATALVSALTGISVKKEVGMTGEITLRGKVMEIGGVKEKVIAGYRAGLKVIILPKGNKKDMEDVPSEVKKNIKFVFVDNLEDVLKVALTKDAFNSKFSKTTSNTISPAFAA; encoded by the coding sequence ATGAATAGTAAATCTATAAAGGTTTTAAGGCAGATTCCCGTGGTGGCCATTCGAGACTCGGTGGTTTTTCCGCACACTGACAACATCCTTTCTTTTGGAAGGCAAAAATCTGTCTTGGCTGTAAATTCCGCTTTTCAATCTCAAAGAGTTGTGGCCATATTTACACAGAAAAATCCGGAGATATTAGATCCTCAGTTCAAGGATTTGTACGAAGTTGGGACAATTGCCACTATTGCTCAGATGATGTCTTCAGATGAGGATGTTCACGCTTTAATACGAGGCCAAGCTAGAGTAAAGATTGAAAGTTTGGTAAAGACAGAGCCTTTTTTGGTTGCTGATATAGTCGAAGTTTCCGAAACTAGGGAAGATAAACCAGAGGTTGATGCTTTGGCTAAAAGAATAGTTGATCTTTTTAAAAGAGCAATAAAGTTAGGTAAACAAGCTGAAATTGTAACGGTAATGAAGATAGTCTCGGGTCAATCAACTCCAGTTGAACTAGCGGATCAAGTCGCCTCTTTGCTTGAAATTAACACGGAGGAAAGGATGAAATTTCTTGAAGAGACTTCGCTTTTAAGGCGATTGCAGATGGTTTTTGAGGCTTTGTTGCGAGAGGTAAACGTTCTTGAAATAGAGAGAAGTATTAGTTCAAAAACCCAGAAGAAATTTGAAGATCAGGTGAGAAAGGCGATGCTAAGGGAGAAAAAGAGAGCGATTGAGGAAGAACTGGGCGAGGAAGAATCTGAGATAGATTCTGATGAAGTAAAAATGTACAAGAAGAAAATCAAAGAAGCAAAAATGCCGAAAGACGTTGAAGAAAAAGCCATGAAAGAACTTAAGAGGTTGATGCAGATGCCCATTCAGAATCCAGAAAGTGGTTATATCAGGAATTATTTGGATTGGCTTTGCGATATGCCTTGGAGTAAGGAGTCTCCAAACAATATTTCTATTAAAAAGGCTGCCTCAATTTTGAAGAAAGAACATTATGGACTTGATAAAGTGAAAGAGAGGATTCTTGAATATCTTGCTGTTATGAAAATTAAAAAAGGCAAAAAGTCTCAGGAAGCTCAGCCAACCATTCTTTGTTTTATAGGTCCTCCTGGTGTTGGTAAAACCTCAATTGGTAGATCTATTGCTAAAGCTTTGGGAAGGAGTTTTGTTAGAGTATCTTTGGGGGGAATAAGAGACGAGGCTGAAATTAGGGGTCATAGACGAACTTATGTCGGCGCTTTGCCAGGAAGAATAATTCAAGGAATTAAAAATGCAAAAACAAAAAATCCTGTTTTTATGCTTGACGAAATAGACAAACTTGGAGTTGACTTTAGAGGCGATCCTTCCTCGGCACTTCTTGAAGCTCTTGATCCTGAGCAAAATAAAGAATTCTCTGATCACTATTTAGAAGTTCCTTTTGATCTTTCTAAGGTTATGTTTATTGCCACAGGCAATGTGGCTGAGAATATAATTGACCCTTTACGTGACAGGATGGAGATAATTCGTTTTCCTGGTTATACCCAGGATGAAAAACAGAAAATTGCTGAGGAATTTTTGTGGCCTAAACAATTAAAACTTCACGGTCTTGAAGATAAAAAGATTAAAATTTCTAAGCTTGCTTTGGATGAAATTATAGAAAGATACACTAAGGAGGCTGGAGTGCGTGAACTTGAGCGAATGTTGGCAACAATTTGTCGAAAGTTAGCCAGAAGTGTCGCTGAAGGTAAAAAGTATCCAAAAACTATTAAGGTGTCTGATGTTAAGAAGTTTTTAGGCCCAAGAAAGTTCTCTTCAGCTTTAGCCGAGAAAAAGGATGAGGTTGGGGTGGTTACTGGTTTAGCTGTAACACCAGCTGGTGGTGAAATACTTTTTGTTGAAGTGGCTCTAATGCCTGGTAAAGGCAAACTTTACTTGACCGGCCAATTAGGAGATGTAATGAAGGAATCAGCCAAGGCTGCCTTTAGTTGGGCTAGATCTCATTGGCAAGATTTTGGTCTTAAGGCTAATTTTGGGAATAAAACCGATGTTCATATACATGTTCCAGAAGGAGCTGTACCTAAAGACGGCCCTTCTGCGGGTGTAGCTTTGGCTACCGCTTTAGTATCAGCTTTAACGGGCATCTCGGTTAAGAAAGAGGTGGGAATGACAGGGGAAATTACATTAAGAGGCAAAGTTATGGAAATAGGCGGTGTTAAGGAAAAAGTTATAGCTGGATATAGAGCTGGATTAAAGGTTATTATCTTACCAAAAGGGAATAAAAAGGATATGGAGGATGTACCAAGTGAGGTGAAGAAAAACATAAAGTTTGTTTTTGTTGATAATTTGGAAGATGTGCTAAAAGTGGCTTTGACCAAAGATGCTTTTAATAGTAAATTTTCTAAAACAACATCAAACACTATTTCGCCAGCTTTTGCTGCCTAA
- a CDS encoding transcription elongation factor GreA, which yields MSNLKATFTKEGFEALNKELKVLVEEKRPKLVERLANARSQGDLSENSDYQNAREELDFLDGKIAELEELIKNARIVDSKTDSKTVSVGNSVKVKINGQETVFSIVGEWEANPAEKKISLSSPLGQALAGKTKGDKVEVEAPAGTMIYEIVDIS from the coding sequence ATGTCTAATTTAAAAGCAACATTTACCAAGGAGGGTTTTGAGGCTCTTAACAAGGAGCTTAAGGTTTTGGTGGAAGAAAAGCGACCAAAGTTAGTGGAGAGGTTGGCTAATGCTCGTTCTCAAGGAGATCTTTCTGAAAATAGTGATTATCAAAATGCAAGGGAGGAGCTTGATTTTTTGGATGGAAAAATAGCTGAGTTGGAAGAGTTAATTAAAAATGCAAGAATAGTGGATTCTAAGACTGATTCAAAAACTGTGAGTGTGGGTAATTCAGTTAAAGTAAAAATAAATGGACAAGAGACTGTTTTTTCTATTGTTGGAGAGTGGGAAGCAAATCCGGCTGAAAAGAAAATTTCTTTATCTTCTCCTTTGGGTCAAGCTTTAGCAGGTAAGACTAAAGGGGATAAAGTTGAAGTCGAAGCTCCAGCAGGAACAATGATTTACGAGATTGTTGATATAAGTTAG
- the lysS gene encoding lysine--tRNA ligase has product MPARIEKIRSDRLNKKEELVRSGINPYPSSISITGKRITISQARDSMGKEVLVSGRIRAIRIHGGASFLDLEDFSGKIQLLFQKNVLLDSYNQIELFDTGDFLAAKGEVIKTQAGEITVRVSEFQFLSKALRPLPSSWYGLKDVEERYRKRYLDLLLNPEVKERFLIRTKLVREIRNYLDNLGFQEVETPTLQPLYGGANAKPFKTHLNALDCDMYLRIADELYLKRLIVGGYEKVYEICKDFRNEGMDLTHNPEFTMIEYYEAYADYHRVMDVTEGLFKHLAKAIFGKMKIKVGDKEIDISKKWPRIKMVDVIRDKIGLDVLIEDEKTLADYCRKNEIELVGGENKGQLIYTIFEHKVTDLLIDPVWVIDYPRAVSPLSKAKEDNSEWVERFEGYVGGKEICDGWSELNDPLVQRERFEVDVKLARKDREEAQQVDEDFLEAMEYGMPPIGGIGIGIDRLTMFFTNTWSIKEVILFPTMRPVKRKK; this is encoded by the coding sequence ATGCCGGCAAGGATAGAAAAAATCAGGTCAGATAGATTAAATAAAAAGGAAGAGCTTGTTAGATCAGGCATTAATCCTTATCCTTCTTCTATTTCTATCACTGGCAAGAGAATAACAATTTCTCAGGCCCGTGATTCTATGGGTAAAGAGGTTCTAGTTTCAGGAAGAATTAGAGCCATCAGAATTCATGGTGGTGCTTCATTTTTGGATCTTGAAGATTTTTCAGGAAAAATTCAGCTTCTGTTTCAAAAAAATGTTTTGCTTGATAGTTATAATCAAATTGAGCTTTTTGATACAGGCGATTTCTTAGCAGCTAAGGGCGAGGTTATTAAAACTCAAGCGGGGGAAATTACTGTTCGGGTTTCTGAATTTCAGTTTTTGTCTAAAGCTTTAAGGCCGTTGCCGTCTTCTTGGTATGGACTTAAGGATGTTGAGGAAAGATATCGCAAGCGTTATTTGGATCTTCTTCTTAATCCAGAGGTTAAGGAGAGATTTTTGATAAGGACAAAGCTTGTGCGTGAGATTAGAAACTATCTTGACAACCTTGGTTTTCAGGAGGTAGAAACTCCAACTCTTCAGCCTCTTTATGGCGGAGCTAATGCTAAGCCTTTCAAAACTCATCTTAATGCTCTTGATTGTGATATGTATTTGAGGATTGCAGATGAGCTTTATTTAAAAAGACTTATTGTTGGTGGGTATGAGAAGGTTTATGAGATTTGTAAAGATTTTAGAAACGAGGGTATGGATTTAACTCACAATCCTGAGTTTACAATGATCGAATATTATGAGGCTTATGCTGATTATCATAGGGTAATGGATGTAACTGAAGGTCTTTTTAAGCACTTGGCCAAGGCAATTTTTGGGAAGATGAAAATTAAAGTCGGGGATAAGGAGATTGATATATCCAAAAAGTGGCCAAGGATTAAGATGGTTGATGTAATTAGAGATAAAATAGGTCTTGATGTTTTGATCGAAGATGAAAAGACTTTAGCTGATTATTGTCGTAAGAATGAGATTGAGCTTGTTGGCGGGGAAAATAAGGGTCAGTTAATCTATACTATTTTTGAGCATAAAGTAACTGATCTTCTTATTGATCCAGTGTGGGTAATTGATTATCCCAGAGCTGTAAGTCCCCTGTCAAAGGCAAAAGAAGACAACAGCGAGTGGGTTGAACGATTTGAAGGTTATGTTGGTGGCAAAGAAATTTGTGATGGTTGGAGCGAGCTTAATGATCCTTTAGTTCAGCGTGAGAGATTTGAGGTTGACGTTAAATTAGCAAGGAAGGACAGGGAGGAAGCACAACAAGTGGATGAAGATTTTTTGGAAGCAATGGAATATGGCATGCCTCCTATTGGCGGAATTGGAATAGGAATTGACAGACTAACAATGTTTTTCACCAACACCTGGAGTATAAAAGAGGTAATTCTTTTTCCAACAATGAGGCCTGTTAAAAGGAAGAAATAA
- a CDS encoding phosphohydrolase, whose product MEDLGIDRKKAQKLLDEYIKNPITRYHLLESEAIMADLARFLCENNLLDEDEKNGLPCDEIVERWALVGLLHDIDWDETKDNPERHCLRAEEILKEAGATPFLIETIQSHAWGKGGVPAFCHLERSTKLQHALAASETLTGLIVASALVQPDKKLKSVSIDSLKRKFKMNSFARGCNREIIKESELLGISLDDFLKIGLEALQKISDEIGL is encoded by the coding sequence ATGGAGGATTTGGGTATAGATAGAAAAAAGGCGCAGAAATTACTTGATGAGTACATCAAAAATCCAATAACTCGTTACCATCTTTTGGAATCAGAGGCTATAATGGCTGATTTAGCCAGGTTTTTATGTGAGAATAATCTTCTTGATGAAGATGAAAAAAATGGTTTGCCTTGCGATGAAATTGTAGAAAGATGGGCCTTAGTTGGTCTTCTTCATGATATAGATTGGGATGAAACTAAAGATAATCCTGAAAGACATTGCCTTAGAGCTGAGGAGATTTTAAAAGAAGCTGGAGCAACGCCATTTTTAATTGAAACTATTCAATCCCATGCCTGGGGTAAAGGTGGAGTGCCAGCTTTTTGTCATCTTGAAAGGTCTACTAAGCTTCAGCATGCTTTGGCAGCTTCTGAAACTTTGACTGGTTTAATTGTTGCTTCTGCTTTAGTTCAACCTGACAAGAAATTAAAAAGCGTTTCAATTGATTCGCTTAAGAGAAAGTTCAAGATGAATAGCTTTGCAAGAGGTTGTAATCGAGAGATAATTAAGGAATCTGAGCTTTTAGGTATTAGTCTTGATGATTTTTTGAAAATTGGACTTGAAGCTTTACAGAAAATTTCAGATGAGATTGGTTTGTAG
- the serS gene encoding serine--tRNA ligase has protein sequence MIDINLLRSDPYFFKKAAQAKGFDASVVDKLVEVDKKRRNLITEIESLRAKKNKLGKEGQEEGRKIKNELKIKEEELKGVEKVFEELILKVPNPSAPDVKVGGPQENEVIKKVGTPKKFNFPVRDHLEIGKITQTIDIERGAKVAQSGFYYLKGDGALLEMALIRFAFEKLTKHGFVPVITPNVAKERNVIGCGFQARSEKERQIYHIEGEDLDLIATAEITLVGMHTDETFEEKELPRQYVGFSSCYRTEAGSYGKDVRGIIRVHEFRKVEMVVFCLPEESDKWHDRLLSIEEEIWQDLKIPYQVVKMATGDLGNAASRKYDIEAWMPSQGKYREVTSTSNTTDFQARRLGIKFKRAGKTEYLHTLNGTVLALGRAMVAIYENYQMEDGSVEIPEAIRPYIGKDRISVSS, from the coding sequence ATGATAGATATTAATCTTTTGCGCAGCGATCCTTATTTTTTTAAAAAAGCTGCTCAAGCTAAAGGTTTTGATGCTTCAGTTGTTGATAAGTTAGTTGAGGTGGATAAAAAAAGAAGGAATTTAATTACAGAGATTGAATCTCTTCGTGCAAAAAAGAATAAACTTGGAAAAGAAGGACAAGAGGAAGGTAGAAAGATTAAAAATGAGCTTAAAATTAAAGAAGAAGAATTAAAAGGAGTTGAAAAAGTCTTTGAAGAGTTGATTCTTAAGGTTCCAAATCCATCTGCGCCTGATGTTAAAGTTGGAGGTCCCCAAGAAAATGAAGTTATCAAGAAAGTTGGCACTCCTAAAAAGTTTAATTTTCCTGTTAGAGATCATCTTGAAATAGGCAAAATTACTCAAACTATTGATATTGAGCGTGGGGCAAAAGTTGCTCAGTCTGGTTTTTATTATCTAAAAGGAGATGGAGCCTTGCTTGAGATGGCTTTGATTCGTTTTGCCTTTGAAAAGCTTACTAAACATGGTTTTGTACCTGTTATTACTCCAAATGTTGCCAAAGAGAGAAATGTTATTGGCTGTGGTTTTCAAGCAAGGAGTGAGAAAGAAAGGCAGATTTATCACATTGAAGGTGAAGATCTTGACCTAATTGCAACAGCAGAAATTACTCTTGTGGGGATGCACACAGATGAAACTTTTGAAGAAAAAGAATTGCCCAGGCAGTATGTTGGTTTTTCCTCTTGCTATAGAACTGAAGCGGGAAGCTATGGCAAAGATGTAAGGGGAATTATAAGAGTGCATGAATTTAGAAAGGTTGAGATGGTGGTTTTCTGCCTTCCTGAAGAATCTGACAAGTGGCATGATAGGCTTTTGTCGATAGAAGAGGAGATTTGGCAAGATTTAAAGATACCTTATCAGGTGGTAAAGATGGCAACAGGAGATTTGGGAAATGCTGCCAGTCGTAAATATGATATTGAAGCTTGGATGCCATCTCAGGGCAAGTATCGTGAAGTGACTTCAACCAGTAATACCACCGATTTTCAGGCAAGAAGGCTGGGAATTAAGTTCAAAAGAGCTGGTAAGACAGAGTATTTGCATACTCTAAACGGGACTGTTTTGGCTTTGGGAAGGGCGATGGTGGCAATTTATGAGAATTATCAAATGGAAGATGGTTCGGTCGAGATTCCTGAGGCTATTCGTCCATATATAGGTAAAGATAGAATTTCGGTTTCTTCTTGA
- a CDS encoding glycosyl transferase → MQRVVVVMPTFNEAENIGWMIDELVGKEFPKINADMHLLVVDANSPDGTAKVVEEKMKGFKNVHLLKKEKEGLGADYVAGFKYAMDKLGADAVMEMDADGQHPPDNVKRMVEAYLNGADYVIGSRYVPGGSVPKEWPFSRKAISYLGNLFIRLVWFKFSLHDVTTGFRLTKVKGVLDKIDLDHLMAKERFAYKVDLLYQSIKNAKNVKEVPLEFKPRVKEKSKFNPKEMITTFKVAIILGIKDKQRFIKFGTVGFIGYLVNAISLKIMTNIGAPGLLAWSLPVELSIISNFTFNNLWTFKQEKIVGLKRIIYKFLQFNLTSLGALIIQTVAGNIGDLLFGVGSRQLILPFIIVFLVLPYNYFMYNAVIWKTWKLPWQKR, encoded by the coding sequence ATGCAAAGAGTGGTGGTTGTGATGCCAACCTTCAATGAGGCAGAAAATATTGGTTGGATGATTGATGAGCTGGTTGGCAAAGAATTCCCTAAAATCAACGCTGATATGCATCTTCTTGTGGTTGATGCCAATTCTCCCGATGGTACGGCTAAAGTTGTTGAGGAGAAGATGAAGGGTTTTAAAAATGTCCATCTTCTCAAAAAAGAAAAAGAAGGGCTTGGGGCTGATTATGTGGCAGGTTTTAAATATGCAATGGATAAACTTGGTGCCGATGCTGTAATGGAGATGGATGCTGATGGTCAGCATCCGCCTGATAACGTTAAAAGAATGGTTGAGGCATATCTTAATGGCGCTGATTATGTAATTGGTAGTCGTTATGTTCCTGGCGGCTCGGTTCCAAAGGAATGGCCTTTTTCGAGGAAGGCTATAAGTTATCTGGGTAATCTTTTTATACGTCTTGTTTGGTTTAAATTTTCTCTTCATGATGTGACAACTGGTTTCAGATTAACAAAAGTGAAAGGGGTATTAGACAAAATTGACCTTGACCATCTGATGGCCAAAGAAAGATTTGCTTATAAAGTTGATTTGCTTTATCAAAGTATAAAGAATGCCAAAAATGTTAAAGAAGTGCCTCTTGAATTCAAGCCCAGAGTCAAGGAAAAGTCAAAGTTTAACCCCAAAGAAATGATTACCACTTTTAAAGTAGCAATCATTTTGGGAATAAAGGATAAGCAGAGATTTATAAAATTTGGCACAGTTGGTTTTATTGGTTATCTTGTTAATGCAATCTCTTTAAAAATTATGACAAATATTGGTGCTCCAGGGCTTTTGGCTTGGAGTTTGCCTGTCGAACTTTCTATTATTAGCAATTTTACTTTTAATAACCTTTGGACATTTAAGCAGGAAAAAATAGTTGGTTTAAAAAGGATCATTTACAAGTTTTTGCAATTTAATTTAACCAGTCTAGGGGCTTTGATAATACAGACTGTAGCTGGGAATATTGGTGATTTGCTGTTTGGAGTTGGTTCAAGACAATTGATCTTACCTTTTATTATAGTTTTCTTGGTCTTGCCTTATAACTACTTTATGTACAATGCTGTAATTTGGAAGACTTGGAAACTTCCCTGGCAGAAAAGATAA
- a CDS encoding glycosyl transferase yields the protein MAVRNLSVFFPAYNEEGNIENVVLKAKKVLEDLGLSSWEILIINDGSKDKTLEIARDLSRQDRRIKVIDHKVNRGYGAALKSGFYNAKYDWVTFTDSDGQFDFSEIKNFLKAQEETNADLVIGFYKKRQESKFKIITSKVWEVLVFMLFGLKVKDIDCGFKLISKKVIDSIPRLESERGAFISSEFLIKAKKAGFKIVEIPVSHFPRKSGKPTGRNIRVILKSFSDLFKLWFKLR from the coding sequence ATGGCAGTAAGGAATTTATCTGTTTTTTTTCCCGCCTATAATGAAGAAGGAAACATCGAGAATGTTGTTTTAAAGGCGAAAAAAGTTCTTGAAGATTTGGGTCTTTCTTCTTGGGAAATACTGATAATTAATGATGGTTCGAAAGATAAAACTCTAGAGATAGCTCGTGATTTAAGCAGGCAAGACAGAAGAATAAAAGTAATAGACCATAAAGTGAACAGAGGATATGGTGCTGCACTTAAAAGCGGTTTCTATAATGCAAAATATGATTGGGTTACTTTTACTGATTCTGATGGTCAGTTTGACTTTAGTGAAATTAAGAATTTTCTTAAGGCTCAAGAAGAGACTAATGCTGATTTGGTTATAGGTTTTTACAAGAAAAGGCAGGAATCGAAATTTAAGATAATTACAAGTAAAGTATGGGAAGTGTTGGTGTTTATGCTTTTTGGCTTGAAAGTTAAAGATATTGATTGTGGCTTTAAGTTGATATCTAAAAAGGTTATAGATTCCATTCCTAGGCTTGAATCAGAAAGGGGGGCTTTTATTTCAAGTGAGTTTCTAATTAAAGCAAAAAAAGCGGGTTTTAAGATTGTTGAAATTCCTGTTAGCCATTTTCCAAGAAAATCTGGTAAGCCTACTGGAAGGAATATTAGAGTAATATTAAAAAGTTTTTCAGATCTGTTTAAACTTTGGTTTAAGTTAAGATGA
- a CDS encoding glycosyl transferase, translating into MANIFLSVIIPCYNERENIKRGVLEEVYDFLKRKKFGWEVIISDDGSSDESRDLVRKKLKDLKGFILLENPHGGKPSALLSGIKKAKGRYILFSDMDQSTPIGELEKLLPYTKDNTEAIIGSRGVVRKDFPIYRKIGAVVFMMIRRLMILPEIVDTQCGFKLFRADILKDIFPKLEFFKDKREKVGWIVTSYDVELLHLIKKHGGKIVEVPVFWQDRDESKTKGSSLSKYIKESKNMFLQIIRVRINELRGLYN; encoded by the coding sequence ATGGCTAATATTTTTCTTTCAGTAATAATTCCTTGCTACAACGAGCGGGAGAATATTAAAAGGGGAGTTCTTGAAGAGGTTTATGACTTCTTGAAGAGAAAGAAGTTTGGTTGGGAAGTAATAATTTCTGATGATGGAAGTAGTGATGAGAGTAGGGATTTAGTTAGAAAGAAACTGAAGGATCTAAAAGGTTTTATTCTTCTTGAAAATCCTCATGGTGGCAAACCTTCAGCTCTTCTTTCAGGAATTAAGAAAGCTAAAGGTAGATATATTTTGTTTTCTGATATGGACCAATCTACACCAATTGGGGAGCTTGAAAAACTCTTGCCATACACTAAAGATAATACCGAAGCAATAATAGGCTCCAGAGGAGTTGTTAGAAAAGATTTTCCGATTTACAGAAAAATTGGTGCAGTTGTTTTTATGATGATAAGAAGACTTATGATTTTACCTGAAATTGTTGATACCCAGTGTGGATTTAAGCTTTTTAGGGCAGATATTTTAAAGGATATCTTCCCCAAGCTTGAGTTTTTTAAAGATAAAAGGGAAAAGGTTGGGTGGATTGTAACTTCTTATGATGTTGAGCTTTTGCATCTGATTAAAAAACATGGTGGAAAGATAGTTGAAGTTCCTGTATTTTGGCAGGATAGAGATGAAAGCAAAACTAAAGGCTCTTCTTTATCAAAATATATAAAAGAATCAAAAAATATGTTCCTGCAAATTATTAGAGTTAGAATTAATGAGTTGCGAGGTCTTTATAATTAA